The Populus nigra chromosome 4, ddPopNigr1.1, whole genome shotgun sequence genome contains the following window.
AATTAACACATCAGCTACAAGAAGCACTTGCTATTTTGGCCATGAGTAAAATAGCTGATTCAATCGCAGAGCATGAGCTATGAGTTAGTACCTCGTCGTCGTCAGGCTTGCATACAGTCTCGTCATTCTCTCTAGTATTTTCAATGGTGCGTGGAATCTTCCTTGGAGGAGGCTGCAGAATAATCACACCACACCAAATCAATTctgattaaaaaagaacaaaaaccctAATGCGATATTTCAATTGGGGGCCTGACCTCCTCACCGAGCTCGAGAGCTCGCTTCTCTTCGGCGTCTCGGGCTTTAAGCTTCTTGCGTTTCTCGACTTTCTTTTCATGCTTGAGTTTGGCGTGTACAGCAGATCTCTTCTCCTTGTTCTTTATCATTGACGGGAGTATTTCTCTCGTTTTCCCCttctccatcttcttcttcttctcctttttgtCTATCTCTACATCGCTGCCATATTCTTCCATCGCCTCGCTTTCGCTCTTCCTTCTCTTCCCCCCCATTTTTCGCTAgtttatttttgctttatagATACAACAGTTTCCAGTAGCGGTATACAccgtagaagaagaagaagaagaagaagaagaagtcagtGCAACTAGGGTTTTTGAATCGTGCAGGGTATTAGAAGAGGATTTGTTTATGGGCCGGAGAGGCAAAGCCGTCAATGCGTAGGCCTGTTCTTATGTAAGAAGAAACGACATGTAATTTGGGTGGGGTAAACGACTGCTGAACTAATGACTATTCGTTGCTCCCTTTGGAACACGTGTCAGTCAGAATATAAAGCAGAGTTGCCTGTTTGGGCGTTCAAGGATGCTGCTGTCTTTCTATTCCACAAATTAGGAAATGATAATTTCAATCAGAATACaaacgttttttttatatatataattttttgattttttttcatttcatgcgCGCCTTTTTATTGATTGcttataatttttatcacatcaagaaaatattttttatatttattttagattttttcatcgattttaattacttataattcttatttaatttaaaaaatacacaaaaaatattatttcattaaaaaaacacatgttaacaagaaaagaaataattataccagaatttttttaaaaaataattgaaataatgaCTTTTCTTGCAaggaataaatttattattgtataattaaattgttttttttttaaactccttgcgagatatatatatatatattgatttattttattaatcaatcaTCATGCAGTTAAATGAGTATACTTGTATagcatcatttaattttaattttaatacagtACATGGAAATTGGGGGAACGAAGTTAAGACTCAGCAAAATGAAGTAATAGACAATGCCTTTTCTATAAATTCAAATGGTGCTCGTTCACGGTAGACTCGAAACTTTTTTGCCTCCAATTTCACTGCACTGCCTTGAATAACCAGCCTCCGGCCACCAAATAATTCACTTAGAGAGAGCATTTATTTATGGATTACTCCTTGAAATTGCTGCTGGTATCTGTGCTTCGGTGTCACGGTGTTCCTCTTCCCTGGCTAGGTGGGCTTGCTTCTCTCCACAATCCCCTGCTTCAATGCTTTTACCCCAAAGTAGAATGTACAGACCTAGTATAACTAGGACAGAACCCAGGACACTGTTCGTTGAAATGAAAGACTGTTAGGAACAGTAAATAATCTGTTGTAAAGTAAAAGCATAATACATGTAATGAAAGGAAACAACCTTCCCAGATAAATTTGTTCATGCAGGATGGAGAAATCAAACATAGCAGCAAATATCTGTGTGAAAGGGGTGAATGCTGATGTGAACACAGGACCCCTTCGTTTGACGCACCATGACATGCCAACATAGCACAAGCCAGATCCTATGATTCCCTGTATGAACAAGTGAAACGGTAATATTTCAAGCCTCTTGTTTCAACTCTTCTTCTCTTGACCTGAATGAAGCACGCAGCATTAATTTAAGCTACCCGGATAATACTTACAGCATAAAGGACGCTTATAATCTCCAATTTTTTTCTCAGAATCCACATGGAAAAATTCCTTCCAATGCTTAAACTCAAGATAGCAGACTGGACTGCGCCCAAGAAGGACATAAGGGCGGTGCTAGAATATTGAAATGGGTAACTTTTGCTAATCTTAGCTTGAATGAGGAACCACAAAGACCACGTGAAGCAGCCTGCAAGAGAAAGTATCGAACCAACCACCCACCTTTGTCTCTTCTTCCCTGAGATCATAGTGTCAGCATGGTTTAGGATGTCAGTTGTTGCAGCTCTTGAATGTGGATTAGTTAATGGGATTCCCTTATAAAAGATTAATAGGACAGCTCCTCCCATGCATATAAGTGCACCTAATACCTTTGTTCTTCCTGCCTTGGTTGTCATGCTCGCTTTTTCTTTACTGCAAAGAGTTTTAACACCAGTTACCAAGGAATATTATTTTTGGTCAGAAAATGCAGTAAACCACTCACTGCTTGCTGCGCTTACCCAAAAAGTAGTGCTAGTATGAACGTGTTTACAGGGACCGTGTTGAGGAATGCACAGGCGAAGGTAGCAGATATATACTCAAGTCCCTTAAGGAATAAATATTGTGTGAGAGTTAACCTGATAGACATCAATAATTCTCAGAGAATCAGAGTCTCTAGACATAATCATGGCAATTGTAGTTATTTATTGCGAAGCATAACGCACAGAACCATCTTGAAGATTACAATTATAGTTTAACTAACCCGAAAAGGGCACCGAGGAAGAGGTGGCAGAAGATGGAAGCTGTTAGCCTAGGTCTGGTTTTCCTGCAATCAAACTAGCTGTATTACAGACCCTTGTAAGAACCTTTGTACATCAAAGAAGTTCAGTCCATGCTCCAAACTCGGTGATATTTTCAATGAAGGAGCAACAGAGAAAATAACTAGTTGACAAACGTCAAAATCGTGCTCAGAGGAGctaaacaaacatgaaaaaataattgtgcAGCAGCTGAAAGACTACCTTTCCCAATAGTACGAAACAGGCGCCAAGAAAATTGCAGAAGTTGATAGTCGGTATGTAGCAATAACCATAGTGTTCGTTCCTTGATCCAGAATCTTTTTAAAAAGCACATTCACTATTGCGAAGGCAAAATTAACGACCACCATTCCCACAACAGGCTTCCATTGTCCTCCGTCACTCATGTTTTCTCTACGAATGCAGTATAAACAGATATTTTGGAGAAGCAGTAGTTGAAGAATAGTTAGTTCCTCTCCCTAAGAGATACAAGTGGGTGCAATGGTAGTGTAATCGGACTGATAACCTTCATCTATATATAGGATCACCACTTCCCAAAGGGGAATAAGCATGATTACATTTCTTTAATCAGTATTCTCTTCACGCAATCTTTTGCCagacctttaatttttttttttagtcggTGAACACGAAATCAAATGCTAAGCTAATATTTAAGCATCATAAGAACATGACCTCATAAATTTGTCACGACTTTTGGTAATTAATATGGCTGATGACCGTATATATTTAGCAGAAGGAAGGCTCTATGTCGACACTTAGGCGCCTTTCTGCTTTTGAGCAGGTAGTGATTTAAATATTCAGTAAGCAATAAGCATCTTCTGAAGGAGGCAGATCATCCAAGTGTCCCTTTCTGCTAAGTATCTAATACTTCCCAGAACAGATCAACCAATTCTTTCAGCTTGGTGAATGGAAGAACAATGTGTCAAatcttaaaagtaaaattagtGCCAAAATAAAGGGGTGCTTTGTAGCTGTAACTTGTTCAAGCTATGTTTTTCCCCTTCTGTCACGCATTTAAAAGCTTTGTTTTGAAAGCTTTACCGATTACACTAATAGAAATtcaacaaatacaaacaaaattaacgacagttttttttcatcaataatttacAGTGAtatttactgattttttttttatcactaaaatctcggtatataccaacaGAAACAATTCGTCGATATATATCGAGGGAATCCCAAACagaatataaagaataaaaaaaacaagttgtgcGATAACGTGTAAGTTTTTGTGGACAATTTTACTGACGAAAATACAGTCGAATTCAAACCGGGCTATTCATACAGTGACATGTCAAAAATATCGACAGAATTTCCAATAGGGTGACAAACGAAATAATTCCGTTAggaattttatcaataaaatttaatatatgatcGGGCATTGACCCTCtcctatttctcctttttctccCCCCTACATCTaaacaaccccccccccccccccgcgcACTAACAACCAGCTCCCCCCCCAAACATTCCTCTTTATCTCAACACAAATTTTTCGAGTCTCAGCATCcgtgttttaatttattatggattttttatttttagtaagtAAATATatctacttttaattttaatataattttaaaatgtcaattttattattgaatgtttttttagtatatgtattttgtttgggtgtttacttgtttgttttagatttgtggaattttatttgtttgtaaattgttgaaacttatgtCGAATTACCGACTTAGGTGTGTTGTGATGTAATAAATAATGGCTTGTTTAACatgtgtgttttatttttcatcaattttattatcgATCTGTAATTTCCATAAGTTAATGCGTAGAAATTTGTATGTacgtagataattgataatgaatatttaagaaAAGTTTGACATTAAATTGGATAAtctaaccaatatttttgtgaatttatttacttaatataattaattaatacatgttgttatcattattttatagaggttcgatagaagtcatagatgattgttcatggatgtatcgagattcaccccaaggattgcggatgatggattattgtaatggggtttagagttttattaatttcacaacatctattccgagaaatattagtggaggcgaCATTAAGTGTCCATGCAAgaggtataaaaataaaaagttttttcatttagatgttgtaacgatgcatcttctacacaaaagGTTTATGGAGGATTACTTATGTTAGTATGCActcggagaactatttgttcgcAACGAGAGCACGGTAGAGAGGATGGtcgggtcaacttctagtgctagcaatgtGCATGGAGTTGTtaatgacaatagtaatccttacatgaatatggttatggatgcaatgagaatgaattaaGGTAATGACAACCAATGTtcaatcatagaagaagaacctaatacaGAGGCGGCCATGTATTTTGCACTTTTGAAAGATTATGATGAACCATTATGAGATGACTGCACAAATCGCAGTAAATTATTAACCATTGCAGAGGTGTTTACCATCAGTCGAATTATGGGATGAGTGGGGCCAATTATAACCGAATTGTAGAATGAACACGAAGTATTTTACCTAAAGGGAATAGGCTGAAATAGAACTTCTATAGtgctaagtccatgatgaaacccctcaggtt
Protein-coding sequences here:
- the LOC133691951 gene encoding WAT1-related protein At3g30340-like — translated: MSDGGQWKPVVGMVVVNFAFAIVNVLFKKILDQGTNTMVIATYRLSTSAIFLAPVSYYWERKTRPRLTASIFCHLFLGALFGLTLTQYLFLKGLEYISATFACAFLNTVPVNTFILALLFGKEKASMTTKAGRTKVLGALICMGGAVLLIFYKGIPLTNPHSRAATTDILNHADTMISGKKRQRWVVGSILSLAGCFTWSLWFLIQAKISKSYPFQYSSTALMSFLGAVQSAILSLSIGRNFSMWILRKKLEIISVLYAGIIGSGLCYVGMSWCVKRRGPVFTSAFTPFTQIFAAMFDFSILHEQIYLGSVLGSVLVILGLYILLWGKSIEAGDCGEKQAHLAREEEHRDTEAQIPAAISRSNP